In Coffea eugenioides isolate CCC68of chromosome 4, Ceug_1.0, whole genome shotgun sequence, the genomic stretch CTGCATCGTCCGAGTTGCATGACATGAAGGTGGTGTCATTGGAATGTGGACCTTGAGAATCCTGATTTGGATTTTCTTCAGTTGGTACGTGCCTTGTTCCAAGTGGAGATTGTTGAATTGGAGAGTTCTGGCACTGCTCATGCGACTGTGAACCTCCATCAACTTGTTGATTAACTTGGTCACCTGATTCCTGCATTATTCCCAATGTAGAATTCTGAATTGGAGATTGAGGTGCCCGAGCAGCTTCTCCTTGAACTTGTTCAATTacattttcatggcttgttccAAGTGGAGGCTGCTGCCTTGTTTCATGATATGAGGGAGGTTGCTCAATTGGTTCATCTCTCAATCCATTTGCACCGCGCTTACATTTTCGACCTCTACGGGCCATACCTGCATAATTCACCATTTATTTGATACCAGGTCCaccaccatatatatatattttgggggAAGAAAGGGCCAAATGTAAATGTGTAGCCTTTATTGAAGGGACAAATGTAAATGtaaatgtgtatatatattttttgtttacTAATACGAATCAACCAATACAGCTACTATCAAAGTTTTTGCAAATTTTATACAAATACACCCTGTTCACTTTCCTAGTCATTAGTAGCAAAACTAACTGCATAAGCAGCTACTTCAGCACCAGATCAGCTGGCATGCTCGTTTCAGATTTTTTTCTTATCTGCTTATAAATTCTCTTGAAGTTTTAAAAGAACTAACCACTAACAGCTAGTTAACAAGGAAAACACAAATCGTTCCCCTATATAGTTTAAATACAGAAAGGACATCAGCAACTTTGTCGGCCAAATAGGCCAAtcatcttcaacttcaaaaCTATCTACAGTTTGTCCCTTTCTTTGAAGGCATCTATTGTATATCAAACTCGGGCAGTTTGCTTCtaattatatttgaaaaacctTTTTGCTTATAAATTAGAACTTGAAAACAGCTTTAAGAACTTGATGATTACAGTTGGGTAAATTTGACGAAACCCACAAATTAATTGTCAAAATCCTAATACTATCATCTCTATCAACAAAATATTCTCACGTCACAAGGTCTGCTCAGGTCATGTAGTTCCATTTGAGAGGTTACTGAAAAGTTCCCATGGAAAGTAAAAACAGAGCAGAACCAAAAGAAGTCCATCATTCATGGGGAAACCCCCTACTTGCTCAAATCAAGCAGTCCAGTACACAATCATTTGCTGGTGAAAAACGCTACTAACAGAATAGGCATTTTAGAACCCAATATCTACCAAGTACTAGCAAAGACACTTACAATTTTCAACAATCATACTAGAATCCAAAGCTATCCTTTTCATTTGTGACTACAAATTTCCTCATAAACAATCAGCACCAACAATTTAGACGTCCAGGATTCATGAGGAAaaaaaactttggaaatttactCTTTAAAGTTGTAACGGAAAGCAACTGACAATACACAACACTATGTCGCATTTGACAGCTCTCATAAGCCACATTGTCCTAATCTGACAAGAAAGAAGAACATACATCATCTCTACCAGGCTTTCGACCTAATCAACTAGAAATGTGCTTCTCAGAAACGGAGAAGGAGCTTGTCAGAAATGGGAATCGAACAACCTAAATTAGACAGATGTCTACCATGCAATGCAAAATTAGACACAAAATACTGAAATTACCTCAAACTATGGCTTGAATCCCTAACTTCTCGGTTTCCCCAAGCTTAAAGATCTGAACTCCAACTTTCACCCAAGCTTTGAAGCCCTAATTCCTTATTTCTTGCCACCAAGCCAATGCAACAACCGAATTAGGGATTTATCCAAATTGGTGGTGCGAGCTCAACAAAGTTACCCAAATGGGTTCGAGTTCATGGACGGGTTTATCCAAATTGGTGGTGCGAGCTtgaaacagagagagagggCAAAGGGAGAGGACAACGAGAGAGGGAAAAGATGTCTGAAATGAAGGCGGTACTAATGATGCCAAAGTAAATTAGTCAAgcctcttgaatttttcaatttgccGCGCTAATTTTTGTGTGTTTgggcaaaattttgttaaaactacataacaactaaaaatataacaactaaaaatgttgttacagctatatacaatataatataacaactcaaaatataacaactaaaaattttgttaaagctatataacaactaaaaattttgttaaagctatACACAATATagtataacaactaaaaatatcttaaattaaaaattttgagaagctAACAAAAAACATGAATTTAATCAAAATGTTTTCGGTACTCAATTTATTTTATGCTGCTAGCAATTATGTATGGCTTGTAGTCTAACAAGCCATTAGAAGGATCGAATTAGTTTATGGAACATGAAAATGAACTTGTGAATACATGAACTTTCCACTGATAAACGTTAGGATTAGAATTGATTGAACATATTATATATTCAATattttcaattccaaagcaattgccgTTCAACTTTGTATTTATTATAAGCTATTAAACACTTAGAATTTCTTAAAATTGAACTTTTCACTGATAAACCTTAGGCTTACACTTAGAATTGAttgaacatatatatatattcaatgttttcaatttCAAAGCAATTGCCGTGTAACTTTGTGTTAATTACAAACTATTAAACACTTAGAATATTCAATATTTTCGattccaaagcaattgccgTTCAACTTTGTGTTTATTATAAGCTATTAAACACTTAGAAGATCTTAAAATTGAACTTTTCACTGATAAACCTTAGGCTTACACTTAGAATTGAatgaacatatatatatatattcaatgttttcaattccaaacaataaaaggataaaaaaaaggTGTTCAGCATTACACCCCTACTTCTTAATTAAATTCACAGTTTATACATATTTGAATACTGTATATGGGTCATGGATTTAGACTTAATTAATGGGGGTAAGAAAAGTGAACATCTAGTAATGACTGATATAGTAagttttctgcattttagatGAAAGTTATTATAGAATTTATAGATCCAAGCACACACGGTACCAAATCTGTACGTAGCCAATTCTAACATAAGTACCAATTTCTTGTTTGTCTCCTCAACCAGTTAGAATTTACACCCCTACTTCTTAATTAAATTCACAGTTTATACATATTTGAATACTATATATGGGTCATGAATTCAACAAAGGTCGATTAAACTCGCTCACAGATCAGTTATGGAGTGGACATATATGCAATAACAATCCAAGTTCGAAATGATCGGTTCGGTCGATTCGACTGGTTTGATCGTGTCTCCAGTCTTGTTCAATGGTTAAtccaaaaattcaattaaacCGAACAACCTTCAATCAAAGATTAGTTATGGAGTATGTATACAGAATATGCAATAACAATGTTTGATCAGTATGATCAAATTGATCGATTCGATCGTGCTTGATCGGTTCGATCTTGTCTCCAGTCACTTTGATGGTTAAAAAGGTGCAATTTcgactaaaccgattaaattcAATCAAACAGCAGTTGGACCGGAAATTTAGAGAAATTCActttttgaattgttattttttaaaaaaataatttttccattgtattaaaaaattattcaagAAATTTACAGATTAAAGTTTCAAATTATTTCTATTGATCAAAAATTAGAGAGGggtgattgaaaaaaaaaaattggatgtTTGGTCTGAATTGATTTGCAAAAATTGCATTATATCTTACACTCAAAAgtttaaaaaacaaaacaaagaaatgattattgtaattataaaaaataataaaataattttgttaAAACATTTAACGAATCATAATCAAACTTGAAAGTGGATTTGATGGATAGCAATTTCCCATAACACAAAGGTAGTTAGAGAGCATGAGGTGAAAAACTCCCAAAGGAATAAGGTTACATTGGAAATTTTATAGTAGGAATTATTGCCTTTTTGAGAAGCATATTACAGTATACCTGCAATTTTCGATTTCAAGGAACTTCACACTCAATTTCTACATAATCTTGGCCAGAAGTGATGGTGGAGATCAATTTTCCGTTCCTACTAATTTTAGCTAAATGAATCTCAAGTAAATCCGATTCCAAATTATGGTTTCTGATTTGATTCCCAAAGTTAAACTTCCAATTAACAAATTATGGAGGAGATGAGTTTTAAGTTTCTAATGTTCAGGGAGATACAAACTTGCAATGATTCACCGTCTaaattagaaaacatttgcaatTCTATGCAAATAATGGTATGCAGGATATGTTCTAACATTTCAATTGAGACCATGTATGGTGTACGGGCATGTGCTTGAATAAACACCATGATCTGCAATTCCGTAAATTTGAAACCATATTTGTCCCTTCaaatttagttattttatataatAATCAAATGAACCAAAACTCACAAGCTTCAAGTAATTTCAGACCAACGAAATGTAGGCAAGTAATTGCAGCCAGTAGTAGAGCCTTAGCAATTGAAACATATAACAATAGGGCCAGCAAGCTTAGCAACTATAAAAGATACTAAATCAGATTATATTGGGACAAATCAACTTCAATCCCAAGTCCATCCTCATGAACCCAACTAATTTCCTCATTTTCATTCTCAACAACAGGATTGCCAACATCACTTTGCAAATATGTCTCAACATCCATGGTTGTGCCCATGTTATATCCACCTCTTGCAGTGGTAGAGATAACAACTTGCCAATCCTTATCAGTTGGGCCTTCCACATAAAAAACCTGTGATGCTTGTGAAGCGAGTATAAATGGCTCAACATGAGGCCTCACGTTTgcaaaattgactaaagtaaACCCATTAGCATCTTGTTTCATTCTCGAACCATTTGATATCCAATCACATTCGAATAACACCACCCGATGACCTCCGTAAATTAATTCAATCATATTTTTCAAGACGCCGAAGTAAACtagttcactcaaaactggattttgatccCTTATACTTGCAAAACTGGATGTTGTTGCATTGACTGTAACACCACTATTctgcgtttttcttttcttctcaacttCTTTGGTGTGAAACCGAAATCCATTAACAACAAACCTGTCATGTTGGATTCCAACAACATCTGGACCTTTAGCAAGGAACCTCAACTCTCTCAACACCGAAACATTTTGAGGAAGTTCTAACTTGTCaatctgtaaaaaaaaaaagagtaaataaataaataaaaaaaagatgaaactaTATTTGAAGTCCTACAATTCAAATTGTACTTAATATTCAGAATTTTACTTACATGTTCAGCAAACCAACATGCAAAATTTTCGCTGTGCAAGCGCTCTTTTAGATGCTGTGGAATTTGAGGATGTCATTCTTCTATCAATATACGATGCTGCCTAGAAGTACATGAGTCAAAATTGTAATCATGCATTGAAttctacaataaaattttaatgcatCAAGTTGTAGTTGAACTTACTCTATGTAAGGTGTGACAGCatcacaattaaataaaatatactgATGTGCTTTACTCAAGATATGAGCATCAAAGACTGTTGGCTTGCCCCTCCCCAAAGGATGTCCTGATTCAGAGAATATatctaaaccatcttcaatttccttatgtacttcttcatttctgcttgGACGATTGAATTTTGTCTCAACATAGTCCGCAAGATACAATGAGCAAAAGTTAATGCATTCTTCTGCCAAGTACCCTTGAGCAATCGAACCTTCAGGCCTACTTTTATTTCGAACATAAGATTTTAATGTTCCTAAGTACCTAAAGTATCATCATTCCAACCTCTCTAATTAGTTCCACAAatcaaagaaagcaaaaaaggaATAAACATTTAAGGCATAATGAGAATTACAAGCAGTACCTCTCTATAGGATACATCCAACGATAATACACCGGCCCACCTAATTTCACTTCAGTTGCCAAATGAACAACTAAATGCACCATGACATCGAAGAAGGTTGGTGGGAAGCATTTCTCAAGATCGCAGAGTATGACGGCAATTTCACTTTCCAAACGAACCACATCTTGAGGACaaataactttagaacaaaGCTGCCTGAAGTATCTACTCAATCGAATCAAAGGATAGCGCACTGATTTTGGCAAAGTCTTTCTCAAAGCTATAGGCATCAATTGCTGCATTAGGATATGATTATCATGACTTTTAAGCCCTGAAATTCTTGGTGGTTTTACTCGAACGCATCTTGAGACATTAGCTGCATAACCATCTGGAACTTTCACTTTTTTTAGCACATTGCAAAACatagttttctgttttttatcCATTGCAAAGGAAGATGGAGGTAAGTACACCTTTCCAGGTTCTGTCTCAATGGGATGCAGCTCTTTTCTTATTCCCATTTCTCTCAAATCACGGCGGGAATTATAATGGTCCTTTGCTTTATCCTCAATATCCAGCAATATCCCCCAAATATTTTCACAAACATTCTTCTCAATGTGCATGAAGTCAAGATTGTGTCTTAAGACATTATCTTTCCAATATggcaattcaaagaaaatactcCTCTTTTTCCAATTGAAAGGCAGCTTCGGATTACCTTTCACAAGTTTTCCAAATTAATTTGCAAGTCTCCCAATTCACTCACAATCATATCCCCGGTTTGCAAAGGTGGTCGCTTTCCATGTTCTTCGGTGCCATCAAAGAATTGGGCTTGCTTTCTAAATTTATGCTTACTATCTAAGAATCTCCGATGACCCATATAGCAATATTTGAAACTATGAGTCAACCGTCGTGCATGAGTGAACTTGTGACAAACAGGACAAGCATATTCACCTTTAGTGCTCCAGCCAGATAACATTGCATATCCAGGGAAATCACTAATGGTCCACAACAGAGCTAcatgcaattgaaaattttctttttgggatgCATCATAAGTTTGAATGCCAAAATCCCACAATTCGGTCAATTCTTTAACTAGAGGCTGTAGATAAACATCAATATTATTCCCAGGAGAGAATGGTCCGGGTATTAACAAGGACAACATGAAGTACGGTTGCTTCATACACATCCACGGAGGTAAGTTATATGGTATTAAAACTACAAGCCAAGTACTGTGTGTAGAACTCATGTTGTTGAATGGATTAAACCCGTCAGATGCCAACCCCAATCTAACATTTCGACAATCCTTAGCAAATTCTGGATGTAGATGGTCAAAAGTTTGCCAAGCTGGAGAATCAGCTGGATGTCTCATACAACCATCTTTTGTACGTTTTTCCTCATGCCATCTCatttgagatgcaattttagaagacataaatagTCTTTGTAATCTAGATTTTAAAGGAAAATGCCACAATACTTTTTGagggatttttcttttttcactagTTGGATCATTTTCTGAAGCAACCCACCTAAGCTCGTTACATGTTTCGCATGAAGTTCTTTTTTCAGCACTACCCCAATAAAGAGAACAATCATTAGGACATGCATCGATCTTTTCATAACCCAGCCCCAATGTATTCATCAATTTCTCAGCCTCATAGTAAGAAGAAGGCAAATTAGTCATGGCCTCCGAAAATGCTTCTCTCAACAACTCAACAAGCATATTAAAAATCTTGTTACTCATCTTACCAAGGCATTTTAGGTGAAGCAAACGAATAATGAAAGACAACTTCGAGAAATTTTTGCAACCACTGTACAAATCCTGTTGAGAATCATCAatcaatttgtaaaatttttcagCCTCTGAAACAGGAAAGTCCCCTTCTCTATTCAATTCATTTGTTCCATGTGGTATCCCAAATACATCATGGACCAAGTCTTGCATGTCATTAGTCCCATTTGAAACCCCAATTGATGTATTTTCAGAATTAGATGTGGCTTCATAGTAGTTTGAAAGTTCTTCATGTGCTATCCAATTATTATAACCCTTGATAAAGCCTACCACTTTCAAATGATCATATGCTTCCATTTTAGTCACACAAACACCCATGCCGCAATCTTTGCAAGGACACAAAATCAGTCCGTCACAACTTGATCTAGAAAATGCAAAGTTTAGAAACATTTGAAGTCCTGCCTCATACTTTTCACTTGTTCTTGGAAAATCCATCCAActtttaatataaataaatgtccTCCAACAAGCTTCCAAGAGCATGAAAACAACAACTACACATTAGTACTTAGAAAACTAGACAAATCCCATAAAATCATTAAGAATAAGAAGCGCCCTGATTTTTTAAACTCAGGCCATGGCTTACAAGTCCCTAATTTCAAGTTCAAGAATTTACAGTCTACTAAATAAAGCAGCCCAGCAAATAAAGGAAATcaacaaaatgcaaaatttctcaacaatttgTAAAAACAGAATTTGCAAGCAAGCGAATAGAAATTTTATTTACCTAATAGTAGAACAAAGCCCTTCGTACCAACTCCTGCACTCGCGTCTTCGCAAAATTCCTAACTTCAATCTGAAATGTCAAAGGTTAAACAAACACATGAGCGTGAAGACTAAAGGTGAAATTCAAGAATCTTACTAAATTTCCATCAAAGTATACATACATCTCTGGTGTGTAGTGATTAATTTTATAAGTCCTCTTTTTAGAAAGGCATGCAACTTACGGCATAGGTAATTGGAAAAAATGATTGACAGAAAAAGCATAGGTTTATGACACGGTTAGACCAGCAgatatttatgaagaaaaagcaTTCACCACAGAGAGACAGTGAAAtgtgaaagaaagaagagaatctatctagctttttattt encodes the following:
- the LOC113768895 gene encoding uncharacterized protein LOC113768895; the protein is MGVCVTKMEAYDHLKVVGFIKGYNNWIAHEELSNYYEATSNSENTSIGVSNGTNDMQDLVHDVFGIPHGTNELNREGDFPVSEAEKFYKLIDDSQQDLYSGCKNFSKLSFIIRLLHLKCLGKMSNKIFNMLVELLREAFSEAMTNLPSSYYEAEKLMNTLGLGYEKIDACPNDCSLYWGSAEKRTSCETCNELRWVASENDPTSEKRKIPQKVLWHFPLKSRLQRLFMSSKIASQMRWHEEKRTKDGCMRHPADSPAWQTFDHLHPEFAKDCRNVRLGLASDGFNPFNNMSSTHSTWLVVLIPYNLPPWMCMKQPYFMLSLLIPGPFSPGNNIDVYLQPLVKELTELWDFGIQTYDASQKENFQLHVALLWTISDFPGYAMLSGWSTKGEYACPVCHKFTHARRLTHSFKYCYMGHRRFLDSKHKFRKQAQFFDGTEEHGKRPPLQTGDMIVSELGDLQINLENL